A window from Candidatus Nitrosotalea sinensis encodes these proteins:
- a CDS encoding DMT family transporter, whose translation MDRVEIAGYTSALLSAVFFGSVPIIAKPIISNVNILLLSSIAYLASALMFTPIAKTRGTITRNDYAILATISICGAAVAPYMYFQGLSQSSAADTSLLSNVETMFTILLALIFFKDRLGKIGAISVTLVLTGVVIITTNLQFSSSLLHLNAGHFLILGSMGLWAVDNNLSRIISTRMDTGRLVQIKSLVGGLILLSTVFFFQIPLAIKFEQIPYIITLSVVGFGGSLYFFLQSLKRVGTIKTTMLFSMASVFGLVFSSVFLHEQISLYQTVAITIMLVGIYMISKKEEEKKQISKF comes from the coding sequence GTGGACAGAGTAGAGATTGCAGGTTATACATCGGCGTTGCTTTCAGCAGTATTTTTTGGATCGGTTCCGATAATTGCAAAGCCAATAATATCAAATGTCAATATACTGCTTCTTTCATCCATAGCATATCTTGCGTCAGCATTAATGTTCACCCCCATTGCAAAAACCAGAGGTACAATTACAAGGAATGACTATGCAATATTAGCTACAATATCTATTTGTGGTGCTGCAGTTGCGCCATACATGTATTTTCAAGGACTGAGTCAATCAAGCGCTGCAGATACATCGTTATTGTCTAACGTAGAGACAATGTTTACAATACTACTAGCGTTGATTTTTTTCAAAGACAGATTAGGTAAGATAGGCGCTATATCAGTTACACTTGTTTTAACAGGAGTTGTCATAATAACAACAAATCTGCAATTTTCAAGTTCATTGTTACATCTTAATGCAGGGCATTTTCTTATTCTTGGTTCCATGGGATTATGGGCAGTGGACAACAATCTTAGTAGAATAATATCCACAAGAATGGACACAGGCAGATTGGTTCAGATAAAATCACTTGTAGGTGGTTTAATTTTATTGTCAACCGTATTTTTCTTCCAAATACCACTTGCAATAAAATTTGAGCAGATACCATACATAATTACGCTAAGTGTTGTAGGCTTTGGAGGTTCACTTTACTTTTTCCTTCAAAGTTTGAAGAGGGTTGGCACAATCAAAACAACAATGTTGTTTTCAATGGCATCAGTATTTGGTCTTGTTTTTTCAAGCGTATTTTTACATGAACAAATAAGCCTGTATCAGACAGTTGCAATTACAATCATGCTTGTTGGAATTTACATGATAAGCAAAAAAGAAGAGGAGAAAAAACAGATTTCCAAGTTTTAA
- a CDS encoding ArsB/NhaD family transporter: protein MALAIFAIVYVLIVGRIKFRVPIWVAMSIGALLVVLFQVIDIESAIKSIQIDVILFLFGMFSIVSSLDRSGLLKVVATKMLAKAKTPELLLMAFVVGMGLLSAFLVNDTIALVGIPLVIYVSKHLGTRPVVLLLSLAFGITIGSAMTPIGNPQNLLIAVQSGISLPFTNFIKFLAIPTILNLFVTWYILKIYFKKDLLQMSVNYKNNNILESIPIEDPKLAKISLVVLLLTISGFFASEILSFLHIFDLRISLVSLIGAMTLYAASSRRLEILKSVNYHILVFFAAMFVLTSALWSSGAISLFLKHLPMPNPENVFQSSTVISVYSTTVSQVLSNVPFVALYSQVMSAGGFTGSHIVQWMMLACSSTIAGNLTILGAASTIIIIQAAESRGVKAFTFLEFFKIGIVITLVNVVIYYLFVVYLGI, encoded by the coding sequence GTGGCTCTGGCGATCTTTGCAATAGTATATGTTCTAATTGTTGGGCGAATAAAATTCCGAGTTCCTATTTGGGTGGCAATGTCAATTGGTGCATTACTTGTTGTACTCTTTCAAGTAATAGATATCGAATCTGCAATAAAATCAATCCAGATAGATGTCATACTATTCTTGTTTGGTATGTTCAGTATAGTGTCCTCTCTTGATAGATCTGGTCTTCTCAAAGTGGTTGCCACAAAGATGCTTGCAAAGGCAAAGACTCCTGAACTGTTACTGATGGCATTTGTTGTGGGCATGGGTCTACTTTCTGCATTTCTAGTAAATGATACTATTGCCCTTGTGGGAATCCCGCTTGTTATCTATGTGTCAAAGCATCTTGGCACAAGACCGGTAGTTCTACTACTATCTCTTGCATTTGGAATAACGATAGGAAGTGCAATGACACCGATAGGTAATCCACAAAATCTGTTGATTGCAGTTCAAAGCGGGATTTCATTGCCCTTTACAAATTTCATAAAATTCCTTGCAATCCCAACAATTCTTAACTTATTTGTAACCTGGTATATTCTCAAAATTTACTTTAAAAAAGACTTGTTGCAAATGTCTGTCAATTACAAAAACAACAACATACTTGAAAGTATACCAATTGAGGATCCTAAACTTGCTAAAATATCGCTAGTTGTATTGCTGTTGACAATCAGCGGATTTTTCGCATCTGAGATACTGTCTTTTCTGCATATTTTTGATCTACGCATCAGTCTGGTGTCATTAATTGGTGCTATGACATTATATGCTGCAAGCAGCAGACGACTTGAAATACTGAAAAGTGTGAACTATCATATACTGGTATTTTTTGCGGCCATGTTTGTACTCACAAGTGCATTATGGTCGTCAGGTGCAATCTCTTTATTCTTGAAACATCTTCCCATGCCAAATCCTGAAAATGTTTTTCAAAGCAGTACTGTGATATCTGTATACAGTACAACTGTTAGTCAAGTATTGAGCAATGTTCCATTTGTTGCACTGTACAGTCAGGTCATGTCTGCAGGAGGATTTACTGGTTCACATATAGTACAATGGATGATGCTTGCATGTTCATCGACTATTGCAGGAAACCTCACAATACTTGGAGCCGCAAGCACAATAATCATAATCCAGGCAGCAGAATCAAGAGGAGTAAAGGCATTTACATTTCTTGAATTCTTCAAGATTGGCATAGTTATTACGCTTGTAAATGTGGTAATTTACTATCTGTTTGTAGTATATTTGGGAATCTAA
- a CDS encoding lamin tail domain-containing protein encodes MKYLGLCLIAGIVALLAFGHGYSANGQTIPIANRVVINEVELNPAIDDTKFPAQWVELYNPTSSDVNIGGWTIGATTGLKQVYSIPSGTSISSHQFILYHYVPIWFPHAGAIIQLKNSSGTVIDQTPSLSDSLSDGNTWQRVYDGYDTGSQNDWVFKTGTPGSSNGQPTTSTTTSQLTMSISSDKQSYVFGDVVNISGQVSQIVKNPAVSTIPQTVDIVLSGPGGFKNTFSLYPGNDLKFSTYVKTDQVLGFTEGTYTISASYGTAQTSSTFSLSSVAFVPPTQSAPLTMMIYTDNSNYTISQPIVLLGNVSQVLPLTPVQYKVYDPTNTIVYQGNLFPDSQGKITSANQYQRSAGATGLLINSVNPIYGVYRITATYGDASAFTTFTLVSSQVQSNVITLSTDKQVYAPGETVVLSGSTLFKGLQNLGLSPSLQIIQTTVGGSSGTQTSGNRGIVPNTANIVTLVNLQSDNTFTYKFALVGTSDGLGNYRAIISIPQGTAEADFIVVPNPADYKAASSSSSPFSIVTDKNSYALGEHMIISGKILNPIQLSTQNAGATVKIQVFNSTGGPISSGGSFINNVGVSTSNALSYFAFPDANGNYQIQQIIQTGIYAPGTYTLKASYSNLSTSTTFTVYDPLATGSQGPIVASTDKKVYGIGDTITLTGQISSLAGTSFTVTLTQPDGEQSVSPLAINNGMFSWSWTIPNSAKTGYMPPTTNRAASPVFDPTVNLYGIYRIKITSTNANADLFFQVSKSPQPNQEIAPIVVLTDKTDYLSTDVAKIRGEVIPVQNAASQDTNTQVQILIYTNDGQQIYRGDATVNPGGQFYVTVPFHTGIWKTGAYKLYAQYLTNKAITSFNVTDNISSGSTKLQLFMTTDTDKYLPGQTVLITGRTSYIVSVDNVDLAFGLANDTVISEGQVMSKQGLFVPKATVAFDQYGSFVYNYKIPNNTHLGNYTIIAQVPFGAYYAYFNVVDKLPVQNMTIPENQTQSTVNQTSNTTVNTTPTTVPSTIGPIQRHSQSPGILIDKINKLPQSVIAVELNSKSVESATYYPRELDGLLRVNPGDENSISVKVSSQDGTCIIGQDSGCKITKSTANSGLLYQTVTVNGMDYLVGYTGTGVRLEQFSIMPAHAGDVIPNGEWGVEIIKKDQTTRFYYQVTYVAK; translated from the coding sequence ATGAAATACCTTGGACTATGCCTTATTGCGGGAATTGTTGCCTTACTTGCATTTGGACATGGTTATTCCGCAAATGGCCAAACAATTCCTATAGCAAATCGTGTTGTTATAAATGAAGTAGAACTAAATCCTGCTATTGACGACACCAAATTTCCAGCACAATGGGTTGAACTGTATAATCCTACAAGCTCTGATGTAAACATTGGTGGATGGACAATAGGGGCCACCACCGGATTAAAACAAGTATATTCAATTCCATCTGGGACCAGCATCTCAAGTCACCAGTTTATCCTGTATCACTATGTGCCAATTTGGTTCCCGCATGCTGGTGCCATCATACAATTGAAAAATTCATCTGGAACTGTAATTGATCAAACTCCTTCATTGTCTGATTCTCTAAGTGATGGCAATACTTGGCAAAGAGTATATGATGGATACGACACAGGCTCCCAGAATGACTGGGTATTCAAAACTGGTACACCTGGTTCCTCAAACGGACAACCTACGACATCAACCACTACAAGCCAACTGACAATGTCCATCTCTTCCGACAAGCAAAGCTATGTCTTTGGAGATGTAGTAAATATCAGTGGGCAAGTATCACAAATTGTAAAAAATCCTGCAGTATCCACAATTCCTCAAACTGTTGACATTGTTTTATCAGGACCAGGAGGTTTCAAGAATACATTTTCGCTGTATCCTGGAAATGATCTAAAGTTTTCTACATATGTGAAAACTGATCAAGTCCTAGGATTTACAGAAGGTACTTATACAATTTCTGCATCATATGGTACTGCTCAGACATCATCTACATTCTCCTTGAGCTCTGTAGCATTTGTTCCACCTACACAATCTGCACCACTCACTATGATGATATACACTGATAACTCGAACTATACAATCTCACAACCGATTGTATTGCTTGGCAATGTTTCTCAGGTATTGCCACTTACTCCTGTGCAGTACAAAGTGTATGATCCAACAAATACGATTGTATATCAGGGAAATCTATTTCCAGACTCTCAAGGAAAAATAACTTCTGCAAATCAATATCAGAGAAGTGCAGGTGCAACTGGATTGCTTATCAACAGTGTTAATCCTATATATGGTGTATATCGTATAACTGCTACCTATGGTGATGCCTCTGCATTTACGACATTCACCCTAGTATCAAGTCAAGTACAAAGTAATGTCATAACTCTGTCTACTGATAAACAGGTATATGCTCCTGGGGAAACTGTAGTCCTAAGTGGAAGTACACTATTCAAGGGATTACAGAATCTGGGACTAAGTCCAAGTCTGCAAATAATACAAACTACTGTAGGTGGAAGTTCAGGTACTCAAACTAGTGGAAATCGTGGAATTGTTCCAAATACTGCAAATATTGTAACATTGGTAAATCTCCAGTCTGATAATACTTTTACATACAAATTTGCTCTAGTTGGAACATCAGATGGGCTAGGAAACTATAGAGCAATAATATCGATACCACAAGGTACTGCAGAGGCTGACTTTATAGTAGTACCAAACCCTGCTGATTACAAGGCCGCAAGCTCATCCTCATCTCCATTTAGCATAGTTACTGATAAGAACTCATATGCCTTGGGAGAACACATGATAATATCTGGTAAAATTCTCAACCCTATTCAGCTATCTACACAGAACGCCGGTGCTACTGTGAAGATTCAAGTGTTCAATTCTACAGGAGGACCAATATCTTCAGGTGGCAGCTTTATCAATAATGTAGGTGTTTCAACCTCTAACGCTCTCTCATATTTTGCGTTCCCTGATGCTAACGGTAATTATCAAATACAACAAATTATTCAGACCGGGATTTACGCACCTGGAACTTATACTCTAAAAGCATCATATAGTAACTTGAGTACTTCTACAACTTTTACTGTTTATGATCCATTAGCCACTGGTTCACAAGGTCCTATTGTGGCAAGCACAGACAAAAAGGTCTATGGAATAGGAGATACAATAACACTAACAGGACAAATTTCCTCTCTTGCAGGTACTTCATTTACTGTAACTTTGACTCAGCCTGACGGTGAACAATCTGTATCTCCTCTTGCGATAAACAATGGAATGTTTTCGTGGTCCTGGACGATACCTAATAGCGCAAAGACTGGATACATGCCTCCGACAACCAATAGAGCCGCCTCTCCAGTGTTTGATCCTACTGTAAATCTATACGGAATATACCGAATAAAAATAACTTCTACTAATGCAAATGCTGATCTCTTTTTCCAAGTATCTAAAAGTCCACAACCAAACCAAGAGATTGCCCCTATTGTAGTACTTACTGACAAAACTGATTATCTGTCAACTGATGTAGCAAAGATAAGGGGAGAAGTTATTCCCGTACAGAATGCTGCATCTCAAGATACTAACACTCAAGTTCAGATTTTGATATATACAAACGATGGTCAGCAAATATATCGAGGCGATGCTACTGTGAACCCTGGTGGGCAGTTCTATGTCACCGTTCCATTCCATACTGGAATCTGGAAGACTGGTGCCTACAAACTGTATGCACAATATCTTACAAACAAGGCAATAACCTCATTTAATGTCACTGACAATATTTCATCAGGCTCAACTAAATTGCAATTGTTTATGACTACTGATACTGACAAATACCTGCCAGGACAGACTGTTCTGATCACAGGCAGGACAAGTTACATTGTATCTGTAGATAACGTTGATCTTGCTTTTGGTCTTGCAAACGACACAGTAATCAGTGAGGGGCAGGTAATGTCAAAACAAGGATTGTTTGTGCCAAAGGCTACTGTGGCATTTGACCAATACGGTTCATTTGTCTATAACTACAAGATTCCAAACAATACTCATCTTGGAAATTACACAATAATAGCGCAGGTTCCATTTGGAGCATATTATGCCTACTTTAACGTGGTTGATAAATTGCCAGTACAAAATATGACGATTCCTGAAAATCAAACACAATCCACAGTAAATCAAACCTCTAATACTACTGTTAACACTACTCCTACCACTGTACCGTCTACCATAGGTCCAATCCAACGACATTCTCAGTCGCCTGGAATTCTTATTGATAAAATCAATAAACTTCCACAATCTGTAATTGCTGTGGAACTAAACTCAAAATCTGTAGAAAGTGCAACATATTATCCACGAGAACTTGATGGATTACTCAGAGTAAATCCTGGAGATGAAAATTCCATTAGCGTAAAAGTTAGCTCGCAAGATGGCACCTGCATAATTGGACAGGATAGTGGTTGTAAGATAACAAAATCTACTGCCAATTCAGGTCTCTTGTACCAAACAGTGACTGTAAATGGCATGGACTATCTGGTCGGATATACTGGAACTGGAGTGAGGCTGGAACAATTTAGCATCATGCCTGCACACGCTGGCGATGTAATTCCAAATGGTGAATGGGGAGTAGAAATAATCAAAAAAGACCAAACAACTAGATTCTATTATCAAGTAACATATGTGGCAAAATAG